From the genome of Catenulispora sp. EB89, one region includes:
- the infC gene encoding translation initiation factor IF-3: protein MSTEPRINDRIRVPEVRLVGPNGEQVGIVSIQDALRLAQEQDLDLVEVAATARPPVVKVMDYGKYKYESALKAREARKNQAHTVIKEMKLRPKIDPHDYETKKGHVVRFLKAGDKVKITIMFRGREQSRPELGRRLLSKLAEDVAELGFVEFAPKQDGRNMIMVLGPHKKKTEAMAEARAAKEQRKADASGASGEVEHAEHIEPGELTESAEPVESVESIEAVEPAEQAEAVVGASAQATEEQS, encoded by the coding sequence ATCAGCACTGAGCCCCGTATCAACGACCGGATCCGCGTTCCCGAAGTGCGGCTGGTCGGCCCCAACGGTGAGCAGGTCGGCATCGTGTCGATCCAGGACGCGCTCCGGCTGGCTCAGGAGCAGGACCTCGACCTGGTCGAGGTCGCGGCGACCGCGCGCCCGCCGGTCGTCAAGGTCATGGACTACGGCAAGTACAAGTACGAGTCCGCCCTGAAGGCCCGTGAGGCGCGCAAGAACCAGGCGCACACGGTCATCAAGGAGATGAAGCTCCGCCCGAAGATCGACCCGCACGACTACGAGACCAAGAAGGGTCACGTGGTGCGGTTCCTGAAGGCCGGGGACAAGGTCAAGATCACCATCATGTTCCGCGGCCGCGAGCAGTCCCGGCCCGAACTCGGCCGGCGGCTGCTGAGCAAGCTCGCCGAGGACGTGGCCGAGCTCGGCTTCGTGGAGTTCGCGCCGAAGCAGGACGGCCGCAACATGATCATGGTCCTCGGCCCGCACAAGAAGAAGACCGAGGCCATGGCCGAGGCGCGTGCGGCCAAGGAGCAGCGCAAGGCCGACGCCTCCGGCGCGTCCGGCGAGGTCGAGCACGCCGAGCACATCGAGCCCGGCGAGCTGACCGAGTCGGCCGAGCCGGTCGAGTCGGTGGAGTCGATCGAGGCGGTGGAACCGGCCGAGCAGGCCGAGGCCGTCGTCGGCGCCTCCGCCCAGGCCACCGAAGAGCAGTCCTGA